In Mucilaginibacter celer, one DNA window encodes the following:
- a CDS encoding TolC family protein, with translation MKLKLLSVKATLICTIILSMFGLNAGAQEVIGLQKAVDLALERNLTIKQAQFTAAITEEDLKQSKNNQLPNLSVSPQTSFNFGRNIDPSTNQFVNQRILAANGNFNSQVTLYQGGQLRNTIIQNKILLDADRTNVAKVKNDLILNVVTTYLLVLTNQDLVTAAQQQIDISKIALDRAQKNFDVGNQTLADLSQAKAQVSTNELNYTNAENQLEQSLLTLKQYMEMDPATDIKVERPDISKLKDVKILYDPQDVVKTATAVNPDVILADQRQKAAAQGIKIAQSGYYPSVVLFGAAGSYFSDAKNIAYTDPFSGDIVRFKSNPFFRQISDNFNQTVGLSLQIPIFNRFTTRTAVRKAKLQNQNAEVTAQLARNNLSKIIYQAVWDLQAADKRYQSATQTYNANKAAFNTISQRYTVGLVNSLDYNTSQTNLNKSQFDMIEAQYQVIFRSKVIDYYLGNPITL, from the coding sequence ATGAAACTAAAATTACTATCAGTAAAGGCAACGCTCATTTGCACCATCATACTTAGCATGTTTGGACTTAATGCGGGTGCACAAGAGGTAATAGGCCTGCAAAAAGCCGTTGATTTGGCGCTTGAACGCAACCTTACCATTAAACAAGCCCAGTTTACCGCGGCAATTACCGAGGAAGACCTGAAACAATCAAAAAACAATCAATTGCCAAATTTAAGTGTAAGTCCGCAAACATCATTTAATTTCGGCCGCAATATCGACCCATCAACCAACCAGTTCGTTAACCAGCGAATTTTGGCTGCTAATGGTAATTTTAACTCACAAGTAACGCTGTACCAGGGTGGTCAGTTGCGCAATACCATCATCCAAAACAAAATTTTGCTTGATGCTGATAGGACAAATGTTGCCAAAGTAAAGAACGACCTGATATTAAACGTAGTTACAACTTACCTGTTAGTGCTAACCAACCAGGATTTGGTTACCGCAGCGCAACAACAGATTGATATTTCGAAAATAGCATTAGACCGTGCCCAGAAAAATTTTGATGTGGGTAACCAGACACTTGCCGATCTGTCGCAGGCTAAAGCACAAGTATCAACCAATGAGCTTAATTATACCAATGCTGAGAATCAGCTGGAGCAATCCTTATTAACGCTAAAACAGTATATGGAGATGGACCCGGCCACCGATATCAAAGTTGAAAGGCCCGATATAAGCAAACTAAAAGATGTTAAGATACTTTATGATCCGCAGGATGTTGTAAAAACAGCTACCGCCGTTAACCCTGATGTGATTTTGGCCGATCAACGCCAGAAAGCCGCCGCGCAGGGTATTAAAATAGCCCAAAGCGGTTATTACCCCTCGGTAGTATTATTCGGCGCGGCAGGTTCATATTTTTCGGATGCCAAGAATATAGCTTATACCGATCCATTTTCCGGCGATATCGTCAGGTTTAAAAGCAATCCTTTTTTTAGGCAGATAAGCGATAACTTTAACCAAACAGTAGGCTTGAGTTTACAGATTCCGATTTTTAACCGCTTTACCACGCGCACCGCCGTACGTAAGGCCAAACTGCAAAATCAAAATGCCGAAGTAACGGCGCAACTTGCCCGTAACAACCTGAGCAAAATTATTTACCAGGCCGTATGGGATTTGCAGGCTGCGGATAAACGCTATCAATCGGCAACACAAACCTATAACGCCAATAAGGCTGCTTTTAATACCATATCACAGCGTTATACAGTAGGTTTGGTTAACTCGCTCGATTATAATACATCGCAAACCAACCTCAATAAATCGCAGTTTGATATGATTGAGGCGCAGTACCAGGTAATTTTCAGGAGCAAAGTGATTGATTACTATTTAGGCAACCCGATAACCCTTTAA
- a CDS encoding efflux RND transporter periplasmic adaptor subunit, whose translation MGKTTKYILIGLGALIVLLIVAKVTGLIGKPALTQVAVEKAETRMINETVSASGKIKPHVEVKISPEVSGEVVELPIKEGDVVKKGQLLCKIRPDILQSGYDRAVASYNTQKASVGNTSQMLKQAEATYNNQVGIYKRSKELYDNKVLTVSEFENAKAAYENAKAALEAAKQNVVGSQYGLAQSQASVKEAQDNLAKTTIYSPVDGVVSKLSIEKGERVLGTQQFAGTEIMTISDLSKMDVNVDVNENDINRISLGDSSKIEIDAFLGKKFTGVVTEIGSSANVVGTSADQVTNFTVKVRINPESYIALLKKTADNPSPFRPGLTATVDISTNSAKALSVPIQSVTTREEKKQNDGPPKADDDKSKPQISPVAKEYVFVLNAGKLKQVQVTTGIQDDSYIQVLSGLKGGEEVVSGPFSAISKTLSDGQMVEKVDKSKLFSAENNKQ comes from the coding sequence ATGGGAAAAACTACTAAATATATTCTGATAGGCCTTGGTGCACTGATCGTCCTGCTGATCGTTGCCAAAGTAACCGGTTTAATTGGCAAGCCTGCCTTAACGCAGGTTGCCGTAGAGAAGGCCGAAACGCGGATGATTAACGAAACCGTATCGGCAAGTGGTAAAATAAAACCGCATGTTGAGGTAAAGATCAGTCCGGAAGTATCGGGCGAGGTGGTTGAATTACCTATTAAAGAGGGTGACGTCGTAAAGAAAGGCCAGTTGCTTTGTAAAATCAGGCCAGATATTTTGCAATCGGGCTATGACCGTGCTGTGGCTTCATATAATACCCAAAAAGCAAGCGTTGGTAACACCAGCCAGATGCTAAAGCAGGCCGAAGCAACTTACAATAACCAGGTTGGTATTTACAAACGCAGTAAAGAACTTTACGACAATAAGGTGTTAACCGTATCTGAGTTTGAAAACGCGAAAGCGGCTTACGAAAATGCAAAAGCCGCTTTAGAGGCAGCTAAACAAAATGTAGTTGGTTCGCAATACGGTTTGGCTCAATCGCAGGCTTCGGTGAAAGAGGCTCAGGACAATCTTGCCAAAACCACTATTTATTCACCTGTTGATGGCGTGGTATCAAAACTATCTATCGAAAAAGGCGAACGTGTATTAGGTACCCAGCAATTTGCCGGTACCGAGATCATGACCATATCTGATTTGAGCAAAATGGATGTGAATGTTGATGTGAACGAAAACGATATCAACAGGATCTCGCTTGGCGATTCATCAAAAATTGAGATTGATGCATTTTTAGGCAAGAAATTTACAGGTGTAGTTACCGAAATAGGCAGCTCGGCCAACGTAGTAGGTACCTCGGCCGATCAGGTGACCAACTTTACGGTTAAAGTAAGGATCAACCCCGAATCGTACATCGCGTTGTTGAAAAAAACAGCCGATAACCCATCACCATTCCGCCCGGGATTGACAGCTACTGTTGATATCAGTACCAATTCGGCCAAAGCTTTATCAGTACCAATTCAATCGGTAACTACCCGCGAAGAGAAAAAACAAAATGATGGCCCGCCGAAAGCTGATGACGATAAAAGCAAGCCTCAGATAAGCCCGGTTGCCAAAGAATATGTGTTTGTTTTGAATGCAGGGAAACTGAAACAGGTGCAGGTAACTACCGGCATCCAGGATGATTCGTACATCCAGGTGTTATCGGGATTGAAAGGCGGTGAAGAAGTGGTTTCCGGTCCGTTCTCGGCCATATCTAAAACATTGAGCGACGGGCAGATGGTGGAGAAAGTTGATAAATCGAAACTGTTTAGTGCCGAGAATAATAAGCAGTAG
- a CDS encoding NAD(P)H-dependent glycerol-3-phosphate dehydrogenase has product MDKKINKITVVGGGSWATANIKMLIDNTTEKEIFWWMRNAEAVDHLRKFAHNPHYLSSVEIKLPEQNISTDLKPLIEAADIILLNVPAAFLKDALKDITPADLKGKKIVSAIKGIVPDENLIIAEFLHQKYDISFCDFMVISGPCHAEEVALEKLSYLTIASGDTELAANFAGMINTRYLKTIVSDDIYGTEYGAVLKNVYAIASGICHGVGYGDNFQAVLISNAIRELERFVAAVHPIDRDIKESAYLGDLLVTAYSQFSRNRTFGNMIGKGYTVTSAQLEMNMVAEGYYAVNCLHEVNKQYGVSIPICEAVYAILYQKRSPVVEMKNLAEKLS; this is encoded by the coding sequence ATGGATAAAAAGATAAATAAGATAACAGTTGTAGGCGGAGGAAGCTGGGCTACGGCCAATATCAAAATGCTGATTGATAACACTACCGAAAAAGAAATTTTTTGGTGGATGCGCAATGCCGAGGCTGTTGACCACCTGCGTAAGTTTGCTCATAACCCTCACTATTTAAGTTCGGTAGAGATTAAATTGCCTGAGCAGAATATATCGACCGACTTAAAGCCGCTTATTGAAGCAGCAGACATCATATTGCTAAACGTACCCGCTGCTTTTTTAAAAGACGCGCTGAAAGATATTACCCCGGCCGATTTAAAAGGCAAAAAAATAGTATCCGCTATTAAAGGTATCGTACCCGACGAAAACCTGATAATTGCCGAATTTTTGCATCAAAAATACGATATATCGTTTTGTGATTTTATGGTGATCAGCGGGCCATGCCATGCCGAAGAGGTTGCGCTCGAAAAATTATCGTATTTAACGATAGCCTCGGGCGATACCGAACTGGCCGCTAATTTTGCCGGGATGATCAATACCCGTTATTTGAAAACAATCGTATCTGATGATATTTATGGTACTGAATATGGCGCGGTTTTAAAAAATGTATATGCTATAGCCAGCGGTATCTGCCACGGCGTGGGCTACGGCGATAACTTCCAGGCTGTACTGATCTCTAACGCCATACGCGAATTGGAGCGTTTTGTGGCCGCTGTGCACCCTATTGACAGGGATATCAAAGAATCGGCCTACCTTGGCGACTTGCTCGTGACCGCCTATTCGCAGTTTAGCCGCAACCGTACGTTTGGTAATATGATAGGGAAGGGCTACACCGTAACATCGGCACAGCTGGAAATGAACATGGTTGCCGAGGGCTATTATGCAGTAAATTGCCTGCACGAGGTTAATAAACAGTATGGTGTAAGCATCCCCATTTGCGAAGCTGTTTACGCTATTTTATATCAAAAACGCTCGCCGGTGGTTGAAATGAAAAATTTGGCCGAAAAATTGAGCTGA
- a CDS encoding DEAD/DEAH box helicase, with the protein MNNPFIELGIRHDIVNAISELGFENPTPIQEQSIPVLLTGSNDFVGLAQTGTGKTAAFGLPLLELLDFEENHPQALVLCPTRELCLQIANDIKNYSKKMSNVHVVAVYGGASIMDQLRQIKRGVQIVVATPGRMLDIINRKAIDFSAVKYVVLDEADEMLNMGFQEDIDSILSTTPEEKKTWLFSATMPAEVRRIAKKYMTDPYELTMGAKNTGNANIEHEYYIVRARDKYAAFKRIVDFNPDIFGIVFCRTKIETQEIAESLIKDGYNADSLHGDLSQQQRDKVMKRYRERSLQLLIATDVAARGIDVNDVTHVINYSLPDEVENYTHRSGRTARAGKTGVSISIVNAKELGKIRQIERVIGKKFVKAEIPTGFDVCEKQLFSIVHKVHNVTVNEEQIEQYLPRIYDEFKDFTKEDFIKRFASIEFNRFLDYYKNAPDLNANIEEGRNRFEDRGERGNGVRGNFTRLFINLGSVDEFNRGDLLGYICNTTKISGRTVGKIDVKGVYSFFEVQNEDVDKVMSSFKEAEYKGRPVRIEISGEGTSERREGGYRGGDRREGGYRGGDRREGGYRGGDRREGGYRGNERREHSNGGGFRDFSGKRSEDRPERRRRF; encoded by the coding sequence ATGAACAACCCATTTATTGAACTGGGAATCCGTCATGATATTGTTAATGCCATCTCTGAGTTAGGATTTGAAAATCCTACACCAATCCAGGAGCAGTCAATCCCGGTATTGTTAACAGGCAGCAACGATTTTGTCGGATTAGCCCAAACCGGGACCGGAAAAACTGCTGCCTTTGGCCTGCCACTTTTAGAACTGCTTGATTTCGAAGAAAATCACCCACAGGCACTTGTTTTATGCCCCACACGCGAACTTTGTTTACAAATCGCGAACGACATTAAGAACTACTCCAAAAAAATGAGCAACGTACACGTTGTTGCTGTTTATGGCGGAGCAAGTATTATGGATCAATTGCGCCAGATTAAACGCGGCGTACAGATTGTAGTTGCTACACCAGGGCGTATGCTTGATATCATTAACCGTAAGGCTATTGATTTTTCGGCTGTGAAGTATGTAGTATTGGACGAGGCTGATGAAATGCTCAACATGGGCTTTCAGGAAGACATTGATAGTATCTTATCTACCACACCCGAAGAGAAAAAAACCTGGCTATTCTCGGCCACCATGCCTGCAGAAGTTAGGCGGATCGCTAAAAAATACATGACCGATCCGTACGAGCTTACTATGGGCGCAAAAAACACCGGCAATGCCAATATCGAGCATGAGTACTATATAGTACGTGCCCGCGATAAGTATGCCGCGTTTAAACGTATTGTTGATTTTAACCCTGATATTTTTGGTATCGTATTTTGCCGTACCAAAATTGAAACCCAGGAAATTGCCGAATCGTTGATTAAAGATGGCTACAATGCCGATTCATTACACGGCGACCTTTCGCAGCAACAACGCGATAAAGTAATGAAACGCTACCGTGAGCGCAGCCTGCAATTGTTAATTGCTACTGACGTTGCAGCCCGTGGTATCGACGTTAACGACGTAACACACGTTATTAACTATTCATTGCCAGATGAGGTTGAAAACTACACCCACCGTAGCGGTCGTACAGCCCGTGCCGGTAAAACAGGTGTATCTATCTCTATCGTTAATGCTAAAGAGTTAGGTAAAATTCGCCAGATTGAGCGTGTTATTGGTAAAAAATTCGTTAAAGCTGAAATCCCGACCGGTTTTGATGTTTGCGAAAAACAACTGTTCTCTATTGTTCACAAAGTACATAACGTAACTGTAAACGAAGAGCAGATTGAACAATACCTGCCACGTATATACGACGAGTTTAAAGATTTCACCAAAGAGGATTTCATTAAACGCTTTGCATCTATCGAGTTTAACCGCTTTTTGGATTACTATAAAAACGCACCAGACCTAAACGCCAACATTGAAGAAGGCCGTAACAGGTTTGAAGATCGTGGCGAGCGTGGTAACGGTGTACGCGGTAATTTCACCCGTCTGTTCATCAACCTTGGTTCGGTAGATGAGTTTAACCGTGGCGATTTGTTAGGTTACATCTGTAACACTACTAAAATCAGCGGTCGTACCGTAGGTAAAATCGATGTTAAAGGTGTTTATTCATTCTTTGAAGTTCAGAACGAGGATGTTGATAAAGTGATGAGCAGCTTTAAAGAAGCCGAATACAAAGGCCGCCCTGTAAGGATAGAAATATCCGGCGAAGGCACCAGCGAACGCCGTGAAGGAGGTTACCGTGGTGGCGACAGGCGCGAAGGCGGATACCGTGGCGGCGATCGTCGTGAAGGCGGTTACCGTGGTGGCGACCGTCGTGAAGGTGGATACCGTGGCAACGAACGTCGCGAACATAGCAATGGCGGCGGTTTCCGCGATTTCTCTGGCAAACGCAGTGAAGATCGTCCGGAACGTAGAAGGAGATTTTAA
- a CDS encoding response regulator transcription factor — translation MILPDTLINIVIAEDHPTFSFGVEQSLARVPNMRIMDKVLNGKQLLQLLNIKKPDLILMDVLMPHMNGIEAAIRIRKDFPAIKIIFISMYEESSVIKQCMQYGHGYIPKASTTDELISVINTVIAGNTYFHNSKPLLFKQPYNDDLIKKYKLTKREIELIQLLKDGLTTKEIANKLFLSTLTIETHRKNIFRKLEVKNITELIVFALNNQIVS, via the coding sequence ATGATTTTACCTGATACACTTATCAATATCGTAATTGCCGAAGATCACCCAACGTTTTCGTTCGGGGTGGAGCAGTCATTGGCGCGTGTGCCCAATATGCGCATTATGGATAAGGTACTTAATGGTAAACAATTGCTGCAATTGCTCAATATTAAAAAACCCGATCTGATACTGATGGACGTGCTGATGCCCCATATGAACGGTATTGAAGCCGCTATCCGGATCAGAAAAGATTTCCCGGCCATCAAAATCATTTTTATTTCTATGTATGAGGAAAGTTCGGTGATTAAACAGTGCATGCAATATGGCCATGGTTATATCCCCAAAGCCTCCACTACCGATGAACTGATCAGCGTAATCAATACCGTAATAGCCGGCAATACCTATTTCCACAACAGTAAGCCGCTTTTATTTAAGCAGCCTTATAATGATGATCTGATTAAAAAATATAAACTCACCAAAAGGGAAATAGAGTTAATTCAGTTGTTGAAAGATGGGCTCACTACTAAGGAGATTGCCAACAAACTATTCCTGAGCACGCTCACCATTGAGACTCACCGCAAAAATATTTTCCGTAAGCTGGAAGTAAAAAACATTACCGAGCTGATAGTTTTTGCGCTAAATAACCAGATAGTAAGCTGA
- a CDS encoding 7TM-DISM domain-containing protein, which produces MNRLLIRAPYLVLVLLFMALGCTKARAQQMDTLFVKGPVNDELSNYYTWFKDGSNKLSPGAVLDSLKAGKFKGNHGVHSFNQGFTKSSYWLAIYVKNDTTVRLPVLWSFYNNNISFSLYEVNQAKNSLAYLGSASSMDPLSKRPFPVRSTSFRIVLQPHQSKLLLVKAQTINADNIYFPTDITTVADYLQWETRYSFLIGKYIGYFMFALVFNILLWFALKNRIHLWHAAYVFTLIGFNLNEFLFDSFTFPDWLYRLWVLLPKSLFLLLPVYLSFNIFQLFVNQKQEYPVFYKLFGGYKILAVIVLVIVLLNAFLLPFDNAFVSIGRQTAYYLSFAGIILLGINIIAGIIRRHYYTILYSISTVFLLLAFLDFILNALRVGQLFFISPGNITVAFTFEILALTVIFVFKYKNEKNNSIHALNETVTLRNNWTTEIIKVQESERERIARDLHDDVGATLSTLKLHLSNTPAKPRNKKEAADYERTMELINKITDDVRSISHDLLPHDFIDDGLFFSLQNRVDALNYHGKIKFQLVTEGDETMADHTTAIIIYRIINELISNITKHSDASEASVQLALLDTCIQIIIEDNGIGMNNVTNKSGIGLRNIAKRVEFLNGQMHIDSSKKGSTFIITIPVFKINQANDFT; this is translated from the coding sequence ATGAACAGGCTTTTAATCCGTGCACCCTACCTGGTTTTAGTTTTGTTGTTCATGGCGTTGGGATGCACCAAAGCCCGGGCACAACAAATGGATACCCTTTTTGTAAAAGGCCCCGTTAATGATGAGCTGAGCAACTATTACACCTGGTTTAAAGATGGCAGCAACAAACTTTCGCCCGGCGCGGTGCTCGACAGTCTTAAGGCCGGAAAATTTAAAGGCAACCATGGTGTTCACTCATTTAACCAGGGTTTTACCAAAAGCAGTTACTGGCTCGCTATCTATGTAAAAAACGACACTACTGTCCGTCTACCCGTTTTATGGAGTTTTTATAATAACAATATCAGTTTCAGCCTTTACGAAGTTAATCAGGCTAAAAATTCGCTCGCTTACCTGGGCAGTGCATCCAGTATGGATCCGCTTAGTAAACGTCCTTTCCCCGTGCGGAGCACATCATTCAGGATAGTGCTTCAACCACACCAATCAAAATTGTTGCTGGTTAAAGCACAAACCATTAATGCCGATAATATTTACTTCCCTACTGATATCACCACCGTAGCCGATTACCTGCAGTGGGAAACCCGCTATTCATTCCTGATAGGCAAATATATTGGCTACTTTATGTTTGCACTGGTATTTAATATACTGCTTTGGTTTGCTTTGAAAAACCGCATCCACCTTTGGCATGCGGCCTATGTGTTTACGCTTATCGGCTTTAATCTCAACGAGTTTTTGTTCGATTCGTTCACTTTTCCCGATTGGCTTTACCGGCTTTGGGTGCTTTTACCTAAATCATTATTCCTGCTGTTACCGGTTTACCTCTCATTCAACATTTTCCAGCTCTTTGTTAACCAAAAACAGGAGTATCCAGTGTTTTATAAACTGTTTGGGGGATATAAAATATTAGCTGTAATTGTACTTGTTATTGTGTTGCTAAACGCATTTTTGCTCCCTTTTGATAATGCCTTTGTTTCTATTGGGAGGCAAACAGCGTACTACCTGTCGTTTGCGGGGATTATATTACTGGGCATAAACATAATTGCGGGCATCATCAGGCGGCATTACTATACTATATTGTATTCTATATCTACGGTGTTCCTGCTACTTGCTTTTCTTGATTTTATCCTTAATGCCTTACGGGTTGGCCAGCTGTTTTTTATTTCGCCGGGCAATATAACGGTAGCCTTTACCTTCGAGATCCTGGCCCTTACGGTAATTTTTGTTTTTAAATATAAAAACGAGAAAAACAACAGCATCCACGCGCTTAATGAAACAGTAACCCTGCGCAACAACTGGACCACCGAAATTATTAAAGTGCAGGAAAGCGAACGCGAACGCATAGCCCGCGATTTACACGATGACGTTGGCGCCACCCTAAGTACCCTCAAACTTCACCTGAGCAACACCCCGGCAAAACCGCGCAATAAAAAGGAAGCGGCCGACTATGAGCGCACGATGGAACTCATCAATAAAATAACAGACGATGTGCGCAGCATCTCGCACGATTTGCTTCCGCACGATTTTATTGACGATGGTTTATTTTTTTCATTGCAAAACCGTGTAGATGCATTAAATTACCATGGCAAAATAAAATTTCAGCTGGTTACCGAGGGTGATGAAACCATGGCCGACCATACAACCGCCATCATCATTTACCGGATAATTAATGAGTTGATAAGCAATATCACCAAGCACTCGGATGCCAGCGAAGCTTCGGTACAGCTGGCCCTGCTGGATACCTGTATCCAGATTATTATTGAAGATAACGGCATCGGTATGAACAATGTAACCAACAAAAGCGGGATAGGCCTGCGTAACATTGCCAAACGTGTTGAGTTTTTAAATGGCCAGATGCATATCGACAGCAGTAAAAAAGGATCGACGTTTATAATAACTATTCCGGTTTTTAAAATTAACCAGGCAAATGATTTTACCTGA
- a CDS encoding DUF4293 domain-containing protein: MLQRIQSIYLLFASLVLFALFFFPLAHNVYINDKPSSIMVTGIYQDVNGVQQHTQSFVALTVITAIVAIVPLVIIFLYKNRKQQIALCYSAMLVLIGYSFWMAQTVKGAAGSITLDTSTMGIGLFLTSLSIVLIILAKKSIQKDEKLVRSADRLR; the protein is encoded by the coding sequence ATGCTGCAACGCATTCAAAGCATTTATCTTTTATTCGCCAGCCTTGTGCTGTTCGCGCTGTTCTTTTTCCCGCTTGCCCACAATGTTTATATTAATGATAAACCATCAAGCATTATGGTTACCGGTATTTACCAGGACGTAAACGGTGTACAGCAACATACCCAATCATTTGTGGCCCTTACGGTAATTACCGCCATAGTTGCCATTGTTCCGCTGGTTATCATCTTTTTATATAAAAACCGCAAACAGCAGATAGCTTTGTGCTACAGCGCCATGCTGGTACTTATTGGCTATAGCTTTTGGATGGCACAAACCGTTAAAGGCGCTGCCGGCAGCATTACGCTGGATACAAGCACTATGGGTATTGGCTTATTCCTTACCTCATTAAGCATCGTACTCATCATCCTGGCTAAAAAAAGTATTCAAAAGGATGAAAAACTGGTGCGTTCGGCCGATAGGTTAAGATAA
- the truA gene encoding tRNA pseudouridine(38-40) synthase TruA, protein MKPQALLIINFAFVSQQRYFIELAYNGTSYHGWQIQQNAVSVQELLNKALSTILRQPIETTGCGRTDTGVHAKEFFAHFDAQFAEGETNALESTPFRGRGGLNALLPYDIAIKNVIPVHADAHARFDATARSYQYHIHFNKDAFLHGFSWQLRDEPNLELMNQAAVMMMEYIDFSCFSKSNTQVKTNNCKITRAEWVKTEQGIVFHITADRFLRNMVRAIVGTLMMVGRGEMPPEGIREIIESKNRSNAGTSVPACGLYLTEVKYPYQLTPRPLTP, encoded by the coding sequence ATGAAGCCGCAAGCCTTGCTTATTATTAACTTTGCCTTTGTGAGCCAACAACGCTATTTTATTGAACTTGCATATAACGGTACCAGCTACCACGGCTGGCAAATACAACAAAACGCCGTAAGCGTACAGGAACTGCTTAATAAGGCACTAAGCACCATCCTGCGCCAGCCCATAGAAACAACCGGCTGCGGCCGCACCGATACCGGCGTGCACGCCAAAGAATTCTTCGCCCATTTCGATGCCCAATTCGCCGAAGGCGAAACCAATGCGCTCGAAAGCACCCCCTTCAGGGGGCGGGGGGGGCTAAACGCCCTGCTGCCGTACGATATCGCCATAAAAAATGTGATCCCGGTACACGCCGATGCCCACGCCCGTTTTGATGCCACGGCACGCTCATACCAATATCATATTCACTTTAATAAAGATGCTTTTTTGCATGGGTTTTCGTGGCAGCTGCGCGATGAGCCAAACCTGGAGCTGATGAACCAGGCTGCGGTTATGATGATGGAGTATATTGATTTTAGCTGTTTCAGCAAATCAAACACACAGGTAAAAACCAATAACTGCAAAATTACCCGCGCCGAATGGGTGAAAACAGAACAAGGTATTGTATTTCATATCACGGCCGACAGGTTTTTGCGTAATATGGTACGGGCTATAGTAGGCACACTGATGATGGTGGGCAGGGGCGAGATGCCGCCCGAAGGCATCCGTGAAATTATTGAAAGTAAAAACAGATCGAACGCCGGCACCAGTGTGCCTGCCTGCGGGTTATATTTAACGGAGGTTAAATATCCGTACCAGCTAACGCCCCGCCCCCTAACCCCCTGA